A window of Patagioenas fasciata isolate bPatFas1 chromosome 5, bPatFas1.hap1, whole genome shotgun sequence contains these coding sequences:
- the PSMC1 gene encoding 26S proteasome regulatory subunit 4 isoform X2 — protein MEEEFIRNQEQMKPLEEKQEEERSKVDDLRGTPMSVGTLEEIIDDNHAIVSTSVGSEHYVSILSFVDKDLLEPGCSVLLNHKVHAVIGVLMDDTDPLVTVMKVEKAPQETYADIGGLDNQIQEIKESVELPLTHPEYYEEMGIKPPKGVILYGPPGTGKTLLAKAVANQTSATFLRVVGSELIQKYLGDGPKLVRELFRVAEEHAPSIVFIDEIDAIGTKRYDSNSGGEREIQRTMLELLNQLDGFDSRGDVKVIMATNRIETLDPALIRPGRIDRKIEFPLPDEKTKKRIFQIHTSRMTLADDVTLDELIMAKDDLSGADIKAICTEAGLMALRERRMKVTNEDFKKSKENVLYKKQEGTPEGLYL, from the exons ATGGAGGAAGAATTTatcagaaatcaagagcagatgAAACCTTTGGAAGAAAAACAAGAG GAAGAAAGGTCCAAGGTGGATGATCTGCGGGGAACCCCAATGTCTGTGGGTACCTTGGAGGAGATCATCGATGACAACCACGCTATCGTGTCCACATCAGTAGGATCAGAACACTATGTCAGTATTCTGTCTTTTGTGGACAAGGACCTGCTAGAGCCAGGCTGCTCTGTTTTGCTAAATCATAAG GTTCATGCTGTGATAGGTGTCCTGATGGATGACACAGACCCATTAGTGACTGTGATGAAAGTTGAGAAAGCTCCTCAAGAAACATATGCTGACATCGGTGGCCTTGACAACCAGATTCAAGAAATCAAG GAGTCTGTGGAGCTTCCTCTCACCCATCCTGAATACTACGAAGAGATGGGTATAAAGCCACCCAAAGGAGTCATTCTGTATGGCCCACCTGGCACAG GTAAAACTTTACTAGCCAAAGCAGTGGCAAACCAAACTTCAGCAACCTTCCTGAGAGTGGTTGGCTCAGAACTTATACAGAAATACCTGGGTGATGGCCCAAAGCTCGTGCGTGAACTGTTCCGTGTGGCTGAAGAGCACGCGCCATCCATTGTCTTCATTGATGAGATCGATGCCATCGGTACAAAGAG GTATGACTCAAATTCAGGTGGTGAGAGAGAAATCCAGCGTACGATGCTGGAGCTGCTGAACCAGCTGGATGGGTTTGACTCTCGGGGGGATGTTAAAGTTATCATGGCAACAAACAGAATAGAAACACTGGACCCAGCTTTAATTAGGCCAG GACGCATTGATAGGAAAATAGAGTTCCCTCTGCCTGATGAAAAGACCAAGAAACGAATCTTTCAGATTCACACAAGTAGGATGACGTTGGCAGATGATGTGACTTTGGATGAGCTGATTATGGCAAAAGATGATCTCAGTGGTGCGGATATTAAG GCAATTTGTACTGAAGCTGGATTGATGGCTCTGAGGGAACGACGAATGAAAGTCACTAATGAAGACTTCAAAAAGTCGAAAGAGAATGTTCTGTACAAGAAGCAGGAGGGAACGCCTGAGGGATTGTACCTTTAA
- the PSMC1 gene encoding 26S proteasome regulatory subunit 4 isoform X1: MGQSQSGGHGPGGGKKDDKDKKKKYEPPVPTRVGKKKKKTKGPDAASKLPLVTPHTQCRLKLLKLERIKDYLLMEEEFIRNQEQMKPLEEKQEEERSKVDDLRGTPMSVGTLEEIIDDNHAIVSTSVGSEHYVSILSFVDKDLLEPGCSVLLNHKVHAVIGVLMDDTDPLVTVMKVEKAPQETYADIGGLDNQIQEIKESVELPLTHPEYYEEMGIKPPKGVILYGPPGTGKTLLAKAVANQTSATFLRVVGSELIQKYLGDGPKLVRELFRVAEEHAPSIVFIDEIDAIGTKRYDSNSGGEREIQRTMLELLNQLDGFDSRGDVKVIMATNRIETLDPALIRPGRIDRKIEFPLPDEKTKKRIFQIHTSRMTLADDVTLDELIMAKDDLSGADIKAICTEAGLMALRERRMKVTNEDFKKSKENVLYKKQEGTPEGLYL; this comes from the exons ATG GGTCAAAGTCAGAGTGGTGGACATGGCCCTGGCGGTGGCAAGAAGGATGACAAG gataagaaaaagaaatatgaacCTCCGGTTCCAACCAGAgtggggaaaaagaagaagaagacaaAGGGACCAGATGCTGCCAGCAAACTGCCCCTGG TGACTCCTCACACACAGTGCAGACTCAAATTGTTGAAATTGGAGAGAATTAAAGATTACCTCTTAATGGAGGAAGAATTTatcagaaatcaagagcagatgAAACCTTTGGAAGAAAAACAAGAG GAAGAAAGGTCCAAGGTGGATGATCTGCGGGGAACCCCAATGTCTGTGGGTACCTTGGAGGAGATCATCGATGACAACCACGCTATCGTGTCCACATCAGTAGGATCAGAACACTATGTCAGTATTCTGTCTTTTGTGGACAAGGACCTGCTAGAGCCAGGCTGCTCTGTTTTGCTAAATCATAAG GTTCATGCTGTGATAGGTGTCCTGATGGATGACACAGACCCATTAGTGACTGTGATGAAAGTTGAGAAAGCTCCTCAAGAAACATATGCTGACATCGGTGGCCTTGACAACCAGATTCAAGAAATCAAG GAGTCTGTGGAGCTTCCTCTCACCCATCCTGAATACTACGAAGAGATGGGTATAAAGCCACCCAAAGGAGTCATTCTGTATGGCCCACCTGGCACAG GTAAAACTTTACTAGCCAAAGCAGTGGCAAACCAAACTTCAGCAACCTTCCTGAGAGTGGTTGGCTCAGAACTTATACAGAAATACCTGGGTGATGGCCCAAAGCTCGTGCGTGAACTGTTCCGTGTGGCTGAAGAGCACGCGCCATCCATTGTCTTCATTGATGAGATCGATGCCATCGGTACAAAGAG GTATGACTCAAATTCAGGTGGTGAGAGAGAAATCCAGCGTACGATGCTGGAGCTGCTGAACCAGCTGGATGGGTTTGACTCTCGGGGGGATGTTAAAGTTATCATGGCAACAAACAGAATAGAAACACTGGACCCAGCTTTAATTAGGCCAG GACGCATTGATAGGAAAATAGAGTTCCCTCTGCCTGATGAAAAGACCAAGAAACGAATCTTTCAGATTCACACAAGTAGGATGACGTTGGCAGATGATGTGACTTTGGATGAGCTGATTATGGCAAAAGATGATCTCAGTGGTGCGGATATTAAG GCAATTTGTACTGAAGCTGGATTGATGGCTCTGAGGGAACGACGAATGAAAGTCACTAATGAAGACTTCAAAAAGTCGAAAGAGAATGTTCTGTACAAGAAGCAGGAGGGAACGCCTGAGGGATTGTACCTTTAA